Proteins encoded within one genomic window of Saccharomyces mikatae IFO 1815 strain IFO1815 genome assembly, chromosome: 15:
- the MDH2 gene encoding malate dehydrogenase MDH2 (similar to Saccharomyces cerevisiae MDH2 (YOL126C); ancestral locus Anc_3.45), giving the protein MPHSVTPSIEQDSLKIAILGAAGGIGQSLSLLLKAQLQYQLRESNRTVTHIHLALYDVNQEAINGVTADLSHIDTPISVSSHSPAGGIENCLNNASIVVIPAGVPRKPGMTRDDLFNVNAGIISQLGDSIAQCCDLSKVFVLVISNPVNSLVPVMVSNILKNHPQSRNSGIERRIMGVTKLDIVRASTFLREINIESGLTPRVNSMPDVPVIGGHSGETIIPLFSQSNFLSRLNEDQLKYLIHRVQYGGDEVVKAKNGKGSATLSMAHAGYKCVVQFVSLLLGNTDQIHGTYYIPLKDANNFPIAPGADQLLPLVGDAAYFAVPLTITTKGVSYVDYDIVNRMNDMERNEMLPVCVSQLKKNIDKGWEFVASRSAST; this is encoded by the coding sequence ATGCCTCACTCAGTTACGCCATCCATCGAACAAGATTCCTTAAAAATTGCCATTCTAGGTGCTGCTGGTGGTATCGGACAGTCCTTATCACTGCTTTTAAAGGCTCAGTTGCAATATCAGTTGAGGGAAAGTAACCGCACGGTTACCCACATCCACCTGGCACTCTACGATGTCAACCAAGAAGCTATTAACGGTGTCACCGCCGACCTGTCTCACATAGACACGCCTATTTCTGTCTCAAGTCACTCCCCCGCTGGCGGTATTGAAAATTGTTTGAATAATGCTTccattgttgttattccTGCAGGCGTTCCAAGAAAGCCAGGTATGACACGTGATGATTTATTCAACGTGAATGCTGGTATCATCAGCCAGCTAGGTGATTCTATTGCACAGTGCTGCGATCTTTCCAAGGTGTTTGTCCTTGTGATTTCGAACCCGGTTAACTCTTTAGTGCCTGTGATGGTTTCTAATATTCTTAAGAATCATCCTCAATCTAGGAATTCTGGCATCGAAAGAAGAATCATGGGCGTCACTAAGCTGGACATAGTAAGAGCTTCCACTTTCCTGCGGGAAATAAACATTGAGTCGGGACTAACTCCTCGTGTTAATTCCATGCCCGACGTTCCTGTAATCGGCGGGCATTCCGGTGAGACTATTattcctttattttctcaGTCAAATTTTCTATCAAGATTAAATGAGGATCAATTGAAATACTTAATACACAGAGTACAATACGGTGGTGATGAAGTCGTCAAGGCCAAGAATGGCAAGGGTAGTGCTACATTATCGATGGCTCACGCCGGTTACAAGTGCGTCGTTCAATTCGTGTCTTTGTTATTGGGCAACACCGACCAAATTCACGGAACATACTACATACCATTGAAAGACGCAAATAACTTCCCTATTGCTCCTGGTGCAGATCAACTACTGCCTTTGGTTGGCGATGCTGCCTACTTTGCCGTGCCCTTAACGATTACTACAAAGGGTGTTTCTTATGTGGACTATGATATCGTTAATAGAATGAACGACATGGAACGTAACGAAATGTTGCCAGTTTGCGTTTCTCagttaaagaagaatattgaCAAGGGTTGGGAGTTCGTTGCATCAAGATCTGCCTCAACTTAA
- the TRM13 gene encoding tRNA:m4X modification enzyme (similar to Saccharomyces cerevisiae TRM13 (YOL125W); ancestral locus Anc_3.46): MLQDNTGPVVKKAKPSERLQCEYFMEKKKRRCGMTRSSQNLYCSEHLNLVKKATGSEIHNRNGSEAVKGRERIPCPLDVNHTVWADQLNKHLKKCNKTKLSHLNDGKSFYEPGYNGRKEVVSSFVKTDLTANHLTQSIELLYKVFEGESMGELPLRQLNNELMSSKRFPQLLSNVKHAVQQSSLIENLVAVGALERPESLSFIEFGCGRAEFSRYISLYVLTQLTHSSDEHLESNLNEFVLVDRAANRMKFDKKIKDDFLEIKSHSNSGTINCPIINRMKIDIRDLKLDSVLKSTPEDKTQYVCISKHLCGVATDLTLRCIKNSSILHGDNHEKSSSKLKAICIAMCCRHVCDYNDYVNRSYITYLLEKYKVGASILTYETFFHVLTKLCSWATCGMKPGTDIMDTVNIVESFKGSDPYTITIKERETVGLMARRVIDEGRLAYVKETFTGFNAELIKYVEADVSLENVAMLVYRK, encoded by the coding sequence atgctGCAAGATAATACTGGGCCGGTTGTCAAGAAGGCGAAACCTTCAGAAAGGTTGCAGTGTGAATATTtcatggaaaaaaagaaaagaagatgtgGGATGACTAGAAGTTCTCAGAACTTATATTGCTCCGAACACTTGAACTTGGTGAAAAAGGCCACTGGTTCTGAAATACATAATAGGAATGGCAGTGAAGCAGTAAAGGGAAGGGAAAGAATTCCCTGCCCACTGGATGTGAACCATACAGTTTGGGCAGATCAATTGAATaagcatttgaaaaaatgcaatAAGACCAAACTAAGCCATTTGAATGATGGCAAATCATTCTACGAACCAGGTTATAACGGGAGGAAGGAAGTGGTGTCGTCATTTGTCAAAACAGATCTTACGGCCAATCATTTGACTCAGTCTATTGAATTATTGTATAAAGTTTTTGAGGGAGAGTCCATGGGTGAGTTACCTTTGAGGCAGCTGAATAATGAACTTATGTCTTCAAAACGATTCCCTCAACTACTTTCGAACGTCAAACACGCTGTTCAGCAGTCCTCGCTGATCGAGAACTTAGTTGCTGTTGGTGCACTGGAGAGGCCGGAGAGTTTGAGTTTCATTGAGTTTGGATGTGGCAGAGCAGAGTTCTCGCGTTATATCAGTTTGTACGTTTTAACCCAATTGACCCATTCGTCAGACGAGCATTTGGAATCGAATCTCAACGAGTTTGTATTGGTTGATAGAGCAGCCAATAGGATGAAATtcgataaaaaaataaaagatgaCTTTTTAGAAATAAAGTCACATTCTAATTCCGGGACTATTAATTGTCCCATCATCAACAGGATGAAGATAGACATCCGAGACTTGAAGCTAGATTCCGTTTTGAAATCGACACCTGAGGATAAGACGCAGTATGTTTGTATTTCAAAACACCTTTGTGGAGTTGCTACGGATCTAACCTTACGGTGTATTAAAAATAGTTCGATTTTACATGGCGATAACCATGAGAAATCCAGTTCCAAACTAAAGGCAATTTGCATTGCAATGTGCTGCAGGCATGTTTGCGATTACAATGACTATGTCAATCGCAGTTACATTACGTACCTTCTTGAGAAGTATAAAGTCGGTGCTTCCATCTTAACGTATGAAACATTTTTCCACGTCCTGACTAAACTCTGTTCTTGGGCTACTTGCGGAATGAAACCGGGCACCGATATTATGGATACAGTAAACATTGTGGAATCGTTTAAAGGAAGCGATCCGTACACAATAACtattaaagaaagagaaaccGTTGGATTGATGGCTAGACGTGTAATTGACGAGGGTAGATTGGCATATGTGAAAGAAACGTTTACGGGGTTCAACGCCGAGCTGATAAAGTATGTAGAGGCTGATGTGTCTCTAGAGAACGTTGCCATGTTAGTTTATAGAAAGTAG
- the TRM11 gene encoding tRNA (guanine-N2-)-methyltransferase (similar to Saccharomyces cerevisiae TRM11 (YOL124C); ancestral locus Anc_3.48), translated as MKKYLLYMVQIHLNFRRAELESLADLYNLSIDFSQYNSESPFFIVELENDQQAKDWIKRSVLTRGIYEYWGQGVTLDDLHQDIQLQSNFAQDLQSKFKHSTFKFEFECYKGNSKANRIKQIETFRYLDFEGKIDMKHPQEVFTVIEEYTPISENVGGKTPTRIFFGRKVQISNRSAMEKYDLKKRPYKGTTSFEAELSLVSANIAQVKPGTVMYDPFAGTGSFLVAGGHFGSLVIGSDIDGRMIRGKGAQVNISANFKKYGESSQFLDVLTMDFTNNALRSNLVIDTILCDPPYGIRESIKVLGAKDPERFLGKEDVEIDGEKAYLRRDYIPTKKPYALDSLLDDLLQYASERLPVGGRLAFWMPTANDANIETIVPMHENLELKYNCVQEFNKWSRRLLVYINRGNAFNGPSNHGVKRSKDNFRDRYFNNFN; from the coding sequence ATGAAGAAGTACCTCCTGTATATGGTTCAGATTCATTTGAATTTTAGAAGAGCGGAACTAGAATCGTTGGCAGACCTATATAATCTTTCTATAGACTTTTCCCAGTATAATTCCGAAAgccctttttttattgtagAGCTGGAGAATGACCAGCAAGCCAAGGACTGGATCAAGAGGTCTGTATTAACCAGAGGTATTTACGAATACTGGGGTCAGGGTGTAACGCTCGATGATTTGCATCAGGATATTCAGCTTCAATCTAACTTTGCGCAGGATCTGCAATCAAAATTCAAACATTCTACCTTTAAATTTGAATTCGAATGCTATAAAGGTAACAGTAAAGCCAACAGGATAAAGCAGATTGAGACTTTTCGTTatcttgattttgaagGGAAGATTGATATGAAACACCCCCAAGAAGTTTTCACTGTAATAGAAGAGTACACGCCCATATCGGAAAACGTTGGTGGTAAGACCCCCACtagaattttctttggtaGAAAAGTCCAAATTAGCAATAGAAGTGCCATGGAAAAGTacgatttgaaaaaaaggccTTACAAAGGCACGACTAGTTTTGAAGCAGAATTATCATTGGTTAGTGCGAATATAGCTCAAGTAAAACCGGGCACTGTAATGTATGATCCTTTTGCAGGTACTGGATCCTTTTTAGTAGCTGGTGGACACTTCGGATCTTTGGTGATCGGCTCTGATATTGATGGCAGAATGATTCGTGGTAAAGGTGCCCAAGTGAACATTTCAgcaaacttcaaaaaatatggtGAAAGTTCTCAATTCCTCGACGTGTTAACCATGGACTTCACTAACAATGCATTAAGAAGCAACCTTGTTATTGATACAATATTATGTGATCCTCCTTATGGTATAAGAGAAAGTATTAAAGTCCTGGGTGCTAAGGACCCGGAAAGGTTCCTCGGTAAGGAAGACGTGGAAATTGACGGTGAAAAAGCATACTTACGCCGTGATTATATCCCAACCAAAAAACCATATGCTTTAGATTCATTACTGGACGATCTTTTACAATACGCTTCTGAAAGATTACCAGTCGGCGGAAGGTTAGCCTTCTGGATGCCCACTGCCAACGATGCCAACATTGAAACTATTGTTCCCATGCATGAGAATCTAGAACTGAAATACAATTGCGTTCAGGAATTTAACAAGTGGTCAAGAAGGCTACtggtatatataaatagagGCAACGCTTTTAATGGACCAAGTAATCATGGAGTAAAACGTTCGAAGGATAATTTCAGGGACCGATATTTTAACAACTTCAATTGA
- the HRP1 gene encoding Hrp1p (similar to Saccharomyces cerevisiae HRP1 (YOL123W); ancestral locus Anc_3.49) — translation MSSDEEDFNDIYGDDKPTTTEEVKKEEEQKKAGSGTSQLDQLAALQALSSSLNKLNNPSSNNSSSNNSNQDSSSSKQDGTANDKEGSNEDTKNEKQQESTTSTNTNANVSSAGPSGLPWEQLQQTMSQFQQPSSQSPPQQQVAQTKEERSKADLSKESCKMFIGGLNWDTTEDNLREYFGKYGTVTDLKIMKDPATGRSRGFGFLSFEKPSSVDEVVKTQHILDGKVIDPKRAIPRDEQDKTGKIFVGGIGPDVRPKEFEEFFSQWGTIIDAQLMLDKDTGQSRGFGFVTYDSADAVDRVCQNKFIDFKDRKIEIKRAEPRHMQQKSSNNGGSNNGNNGNMNRRGGNFGNQGDFNQMYQNPMMGGYNPMMNPQAMTDYYQKMQEYYQQMQKQTGMDYTQMYQQQMQQMAMMMPGFAMPPNAMTLNQPQQDPNAAQGSPTPSDSDNNKSNDVQTIGNTSNADSGSPPLNLPNGPKGPSQYNDDHNSGYGYNRDRGDRDRNDRDRDYNHRGGGNHRRNGRGGRGGYNRRNNGYHPYNR, via the coding sequence ATGAGCTCtgacgaagaagattttAACGACATCTACGGCGATGATAAACCAACCACTACTGaagaagtgaaaaaagaagaagaacagaAAAAAGCTGGCAGTGGTACCTCGCAATTAGATCAATTAGCAGCATTACAAGCATTATCTTCTAGCTTGAACAAACTAAATAATCCAAGTAGTAACAACAGTAGtagtaataatagtaaCCAAGATTCATCTTCTAGTAAGCAAGATGGCACTGCAAATGACAAAGAAGGGTCCAATGAAGACACCAAGAATGAGaaacaacaagaaagcACTACATCTACAAACACTAATGCTAACGTTAGCTCCGCAGGACCTTCTGGCCTTCCTTGGGAACAACTTCAGCAAACAATGTCACAATTCCAGCAACCGTCTTCTCAGTCACCACCTCAGCAACAAGTAGCTCAAACCAAGGAAGAACGCTCGAAAGCGGATTTATCTAAGGAAAGCTGTAAGATGTTTATTGGTGGTTTGAACTGGGATACAACAGAAGATAATCTACGTGAATATTTTGGTAAATACGGTACCGTCacagatttgaaaatcatGAAAGATCCTGCAACTGGCAGATCTAGAGGGTTCGGtttcttatcttttgaaaaacctTCTAGCGTTGACGAAGTGGTGAAAACACAGCATATTCTCGATGGTAAAGTTATCGACCCAAAAAGAGCCATTCCAAGAGATGAACAAGATAAAACCGGTAAAATCTTTGTTGGTGGTATTGGTCCAGATGTGAGGCCAAAAGAATTCGAAGAGTTTTTCTCTCAATGGGGCACAATTATCGACGCCCAATTAATGTTGGATAAGGATACTGGTCAATCAAGAGGCTTTGGTTTTGTGACTTATGATTCTGCCGACGCCGTTGACAGAGTCTGTCAAAATAAATTCATCGATTTTAAAGATCGTAAGattgaaatcaaaagagCGGAACCAAGACATATGCAGCAAAAATCATCAAACAACGGTGGTAGCAACAACGGAAACAATGGAAATATGAATCGTCGTGGTGGTAACTTCGGCAATCAAGGTGATTTCAACCAAATGTATCAAAACCCAATGATGGGAGGTTACAATCCAATGATGAATCCGCAAGCAATGACTGATTACTATCAAAAGATGCAAGAATATTACCAACAAATGCAAAAGCAGACCGGTATGGATTATACTCAAATGTATCAACAACAAATGCAACAAATGGCAATGATGATGCCAGGCTTTGCCATGCCACCTAATGCAATGACCTTAAACCAACCGCAGCAAGATCCAAATGCAGCTCAAGGTTCCCCAACACCTTCCGATTCTGACAATAATAAGTCCAATGATGTTCAGACCATTGGTAACACATCAAACGCTGACTCAGGTTCTCCACCATTGAATCTGCCTAACGGCCCAAAGGGTCCATCACAATATAATGACGACCATAATAGCGGCTATGGTTACAACCGCGATCGTGGTGATCGTGATCGTAATGATCGTGACCGCGACTATAATCACCGTGGTGGTGGAAATCACAGAAGAAATGGCCGTGGTGGTCGTGGGGGATACAATAGACGTAATAATGGCTACCACCCATATAATAGgtaa
- the SMF1 gene encoding divalent metal ion transporter SMF1 (similar to Saccharomyces cerevisiae SMF1 (YOL122C); ancestral locus Anc_3.50): protein MVKVGSSRAETTVEVVSETHQRNHVSGESFELKDKKDSTVVFEENVPIKTITANSSDNETEDPYISKRQVMRDIFSKYLKFIGPGLMVSVAYIDPGNYSTAVDAGASNQFSLLCIILLSNFIAIFLQCLCIKLGSVTGLDLSRACREYLPRWLNWTLYFFAECAVIATDIAEVIGTAIALNILIKVPLPAGVAITVVDVFLIMFTYKPGASSIKFIRIFECFVAVLVVGVCICFAIELAYIPKSTSIRQVFRGFVPSSQMFDHNGIYTAISILGATVMPHSLFLGSALVQPRLLDYDVTHGHYTVLEDEHKKKDSKSAENIMEERYFNYRPTNAAIKYCMKYSMIELSITLFTLALFVNCAILVVAGSTLYDSPEADGADLFTIHKLLSRNLAPAAGTIFMLALLMSGQSAGVVCTMAGQIVSEGHINWKLQPWQRRLATRCISIIPCLIISICIGREALSKALNASQVVLSIVLPFLVAPLIFFTCKKSIMKTEITIDHTEEGNIDKQSNNDRSVAAGDAESTVENNNTSDMELENGKDVKVVNMANNWIITVIAIIVWIFLSLLNVYAIVQLGMSHGDVS from the coding sequence ATGGTCAAAGTTGGTTCATCTCGTGCCGAAACTACAGTTGAAGTTGTAAGCGAAACTCATCAAAGAAACCATGTCTCTGGGGAAAGTTTTGAACTAAAGGATAAGAAAGACTCTACGGTAGTCTTTGAGGAGAATGTTCCGATAAAAACTATCACAGCCAATTCGAGTGACAATGAAACAGAAGACCCGTATATTTCGAAAAGGCAGGTGATGAGAgacattttttctaaatACTTGAAGTTTATTGGTCCAGGATTAATGGTTAGTGTGGCTTATATCGATCCCGGTAACTACTCCACTGCTGTTGATGCAGGTGCGTCCAATCAATTTTCGTTGCTCTGTATCATCTTGTTATCGAACTTTATTGCTATATTCTTACAATGTCTGTGTATCAAGTTGGGTTCCGTTACAGGTCTGGATTTGAGTAGGGCTTGCAGAGAGTACTTGCCAAGATGGCTCAACTGGACATTATATTTCTTCGCAGAATGTGCAGTTATAGCTACTGATATAGCCGAAGTTATTGGTACGGCAATTGCTCTGAACATTCTGATCAAGGTCCCACTTCCAGCGGGAGTAGCTATTACTGTTGTGGACGTAtttctaataatgtttacaTACAAGCCAGGCGCATCTTCGATTAAGTTTATTAGGATTTTTGAATGCTTCGTTGCTGTATTAGTCGTAGGCGTCTGCATTTGTTTTGCCATAGAGTTGGCTTACATCCCAAAGAGTACCTCGATCAGACAGGTGTTTAGAGGATTCGTTCCATCTTCTCAAATGTTTGATCATAACGGTATTTATACTGCCATCTCCATTCTGGGTGCTACTGTCATGCCACATTCCTTATTTTTGGGTTCTGCGTTGGTGCAGCCAAGGCTTTTAGATTATGATGTTACGCATGGCCATTACACTGTCTTAGAGGATGAAcataaaaagaaggattCTAAGTCTGCTGAAAATATTATGGAAGAAAGATACTTCAATTATAGACCAACGAATGCTGCTATCAAGTATTGTATGAAATACTCTATGATTGAATTAAGCATAACTCTCTTCACATTGGCACTGTTTGTCAATTGCGCTATCCTTGTTGTAGCAGGCTCTACATTATACGATTCTCCAGAAGCTGATGGGGCAGATTTATTTACTATTCATAAATTGTTGTCAAGGAATTTGGCGCCAGCAGCAGGCACGATTTTCATGCTGGCGCTTTTAATGAGTGGTCAATCTGCAGGTGTTGTTTGTACCATGGCGGGTCAAATTGTCAGTGAAGGTCATATTAATTGGAAATTGCAGCCATGGCAAAGAAGGTTAGCCACAAGATGCATCTCCATAATTCCCTGTTTGATTATTTCTATCTGTATTGGAAGAGAAGCACTGTCAAAGGCATTGAATGCATCTCAAGTTGTTTTGTCCATAGTTTTGCCCTTTTTAGTGGCACCTTTAATCTTTTTCACTTGCAAGAAATCGATTATGAAAACAGAAATTACTATCGATCATACTGAAGAAGGGAACATTGATAAACAAAGTAACAATGACAGATCTGTGGCTGCAGGCGATGCAGAAAGCACAGTAGAGAATAATAATACCAGTGACATGGAACTGGAAAATGGAAAGGATGTCAAGGTTGTTAATATGGCGAACAATTGGATTATCACTGTGATTGCTATTATTGTGTGGATCTTCCTATCATTATTAAACGTTTATGCTATTGTTCAATTAGGTATGTCGCATGGCGATGTTAGTTAA
- the RPS19A gene encoding 40S ribosomal protein eS19 (similar to Saccharomyces cerevisiae RPS19B (YNL302C) and RPS19A (YOL121C); ancestral locus Anc_3.51) produces MPGVSVRDVAAQDFINAYASFLQRQGKLEVPGYVDIVKTSSGNEMPPQDSEGWFYKRAASVARHIYMRKQVGVGKLNKLYGGAKSRGVRPYKHIDASGSINRKVLQALEKIGIVEISPKGGRRISENGQRDLDRIAAQTLEEDE; encoded by the exons ATGCCAGGTGTTTCCGTTAG agACGTTGCTGCTCAAGATTTTATTAACGCTTATGCTTCTTTCTTGCAAAGACAAGGTAAGCTAGAAGTTCCAGGTTACGTTGACATCGTCAAGACCTCTTCTGGTAATGAAATGCCACCACAAGATTCTGAAGGTTGGTTTTACAAACGTGCCGCCTCTGTCGCTAGACATATTTACATGAGAAAGCAAGTTGGTGTTGGTAAGTTGAACAAGTTGTACGGTGGTGCCAAGAGCAGAGGTGTCAGACCATACAAGCACATTGATGCTTCCGGTTCTATTAACAGAAAGGTCTTGCAagctttggaaaaaatcGGTATTGTCGAAATCTCTCCAAAGGGTGGTAGAAGAATCTCTGAAAATGGTCAAAGAGATTTGGATCGTATCGCCGCTCAaactttggaagaagacgaataa
- the RPL18A gene encoding 60S ribosomal protein eL18 (similar to Saccharomyces cerevisiae RPL18B (YNL301C) and RPL18A (YOL120C); ancestral locus Anc_3.52), producing the protein MGIDHTSKQHKRSGHRTAPKSDNVYLKLLVKLYTFLARRTDAPFNKVVLKALFLSKINRPPVSVSRITRALKQEGAANKTVVVVGTVTDDARIFEFPKTTVAALRFTAGARAKIVKAGGECITLDQLAVRAPKGQNTLILRGPRNSREAVRHFGMGPHKGKAPRILSTGRKFERARGRRRSKGFKV; encoded by the exons ATGGGTATCGATCACACTTCCAAGCAACACAAGAGATCTGGTCACAGAACTGCTCCAAAGTCTGACAATGTCTACTTGAAATTGTTAGTCAAGTTATACACTTTCTTAGCTC gTCGTACTGATGCTCCATTCAACAAGGTTGTCTTGAAGGCTTTGTTCTTGTCTAAGATCAACAGACCACCTGTTTCTGTCTCTAGAATTACCAGAGCtttgaaacaagaaggTGCTGCTAACAAGACTGTTGTCGTTGTTGGTACCGTTACTGACGATGCCagaatctttgaattcCCAAAAACCACTGTTGCTGCTTTGAGATTCACTGCCGGTGCCAGAGCCAAGATTGTCAAGGCTGGTGGTGAATGTATCACCTTGGATCAATTAGCTGTTAGAGCTCCAAAGGGTCAAAACACTTTGATCTTGAGAGGTCCAAGAAACTCCAGAGAAGCTGTCAGACACTTCGGTATGGGTCCACACAAGGGTAAGGCCCCAAGAATCTTATCTACCGGTAGAAAGTTCGAAAGAGCTAGAGGTAGAAGAAGATCTAAGGGTTTCAAAGTGTAA
- the MCH4 gene encoding Mch4p (similar to Saccharomyces cerevisiae MCH4 (YOL119C); ancestral locus Anc_3.53), with protein sequence MLNIPIIASSKRFLFPKDHESQATRDEEVELEMREGPSSGYRPSFNADDAILKKNSDQVDLDASKLTNVTSRVLNTPEASLIYDDDREFPDGGIQAWLVVFGAFMGLVPVFGLINSLGAIESYISKHQLEKISSSTTSWIFSLYLAISFLSCILSGGYFDRNGSIGLMCIGTIIYTGGLFALANCKSVWQFILAFSVCSGLGTGILMTPLIGTVATWFLKRRGIATSISTMGGSVGGIVFPIMLRKLYKEVGFQWAIRILSFICLMCLICASVLARERTKPIVQPFKSNSDLAKWYFSSVFNWKYFLEGKFLFVAIGASFAESSLTSCATYLASYSMARGNTENVAYTMITASNAVGVLGRYIPGYFADKFIGRFNIEIITISMAAIFNFVLWLPFGGNTKVLWAYVCLWGFSTGSILSLTPVCIGQISKTTDFGKRYATVYLLQSLITIPVLPIGGTLIGKGTVANYNHFIIFNSALMAAGAACYIISRHMCVGAKLCKF encoded by the coding sequence aTGTTGAACATTCCTATTATTGCGAGCTCTAAGAGGTTCTTGTTCCCAAAGGATCATGAATCTCAAGCTACGAGAGATGAAGAGGTGGAACTGGAGATGAGAGAAGGCCCAAGTTCAGGCTATCGTCCAAGCTTCAATGCAGATGACgcaattttgaagaaaaacagtGATCAAGTTGACCTCGATGCTAGCAAATTAACAAACGTCACATCAAGGGTTTTGAATACCCCGGAAGCTTCTCTCATCTACGACGATGATAGAGAGTTCCCAGATGGTGGAATCCAAGCATGGTTGGTTGTATTTGGAGCCTTTATGGGACTGGTCCCAGTATTCGGCTTAATCAACTCCTTAGGGGCTATTGAATCGTACATATCTAAGCATCAGCTGGAAAAAATCTCCTCATCGACAACGTCTTGGATTTTCTCCTTGTATCTAGCTATCAGCTTTTTAAGCTGTATATTATCTGGTGGCTATTTTGATAGAAATGGTAGTATTGGTTTGATGTGCATAGGTACAATCATATATACTGGGGGACTGTTTGCCTTGGCAAATTGTAAGTCAGTATGGCAGTTCATTTTAGCATTTTCCGTATGCTCTGGGCTTGGAACGGGAATTTTGATGACTCCTTTGATTGGCACTGTTGCCACGTGGTTCctaaaaagaagaggaatTGCAACATCCATTAGCACCATGGGAGGTTCGGTAGGTGGTATAGTTTTCCCCATTATGCTGAGAAAATTATATAAAGAAGTCGGCTTTCAATGGGCTATTCGAATTTTGTCATTCATTTGTTTAATGTGCCTCATTTGTGCCTCGGTCTTAGCTAGAGAGAGAACCAAACCTATTGTTCAACCATTCAAATCCAATTCTGATTTAGCAAAGTGGTACTTTTCCTCCGTTTTTAATTGGAAGTATTTTCTGGAGGGTAAATTTTTGTTCGTGGCAATAGGTGCTTCTTTTGCTGAAAGCTCACTAACTTCATGCGCTACATACCTTGCATCTTATTCTATGGCAAGGGGAAACACAGAAAATGTTGCTTATACAATGATAACTGCTTCAAACGCTGTTGGAGTACTTGGAAGGTATATTCCAGGTTATTTTGCGGACAAGTTCATTGGGAGATTTAACATAGAAATCATTACCATTTCAATGGCAGCCATATTCAATTTTGTCTTGTGGTTACCGTTTGGTGGTAACACGAAGGTTCTATGGGCATATGTTTGTCTCTGGGGGTTTTCAACGGGATCCATCTTATCACTAACGCCTGTCTGCATTGGACAAATATCCAAAACCACTGATTTTGGCAAACGTTATGCAACAGTATACCTGTTACAATCGTTGATAACAATCCCAGTTTTACCTATTGGTGGTACTTTGATTGGCAAAGGTACTGTCGCAAACTATAACCATTTCATTATATTCAATTCAGCATTAATGGCAGCAGGTGCTGCATGCTATATTATATCAAGGCACATGTGTGTTGGTGCAAAACTATGTAAGTTTTGA